CGGCGCGCCGGAGGGGACCACCTCGCCGGATGCCGCCACAGCACCATCACCACCGACCGGCGTCTCGCTGGCCTCAGGCGCACCACCGAAGGGCACACCGTCGGTCACGATGTCCTCGGCTTCACGAATCTCCGCTGGCAGTTCCTCCAGCAGGGAGCCCTGCAGCGCGCCGGCGATCGGCGTGGGGTCGCCCCCTTGAATCAGCGCCGGCAACTGCTCGAGACTCGACAGCCCCAGGTCATCCAGGAACTGCCGCGTCGTCGCATACAGCGCCGGACGCCCGGGCGCTTCCCTGTGACCGATCACCTCGATCCAGTTCCGGTCCTCCAGCTGCTTGATGATCGGTGTTGCGACCACCACGCCGCGGATGTCCTCGATATCGCCGCGCGTCACCGGCTGACGGTAGGCAATGATGGCCAGCGTCTCCAGCACCGCCCGGGAATAGCGAGGCGGTTTTTCCGGATTCAGCCGGTCCAGATGTTCGCGCAGTTCCGGACGACTCTGGAAGCGCCAGCCCGAGGCCAGCGCCACCAATTCAACACCCCGCCCCTCCCAATCGCGCAAGAGCTCGTCCAGCAGCGAACGAACGCTGTCGGCATTGAGCTCGTCGGCGAAGAGCGAGCGCATGTCGCGCAGGGTCAGCGGCCCCTGTGCGCATAACAGGGCAGTCTCCAGAACACGCTTGGCCTCCTGCGTGTTCATCGGCATCAGCTCAAGAGACCGGCATCAAGGCCGGTCCGGTCCGTGTAGTTCGCCATCTTGGGCGTCGGCAAGGGCAACAGCCGTGCCGAACCAGTTCGATCTGCTTGTGCTTGGGATCTCTCGCCTCCGTCGTGCGCCGCGACGAAGCGGCGGGGAACGACAGGAGGGCGGAACGGGGCGAGGCGGTCAACGACCGGGACCCTCGCCGCTGGCGCTGCGCGCGGTCTCAACTGCTGGGCCCGCTGCGGTCTGGCGCAAAACTGGTTCGCATTGTAGCCCCAGCGGCGGACACCACCTCAAAATCGCGGATCGGGCAAACCCGCGAGCTGCCAAGCCGCCGCCAGATCATCCGGCAGCGGCGCCGAAAACGCCAGCGCCTGCGCCGTGATGGGATGCGCAAAACTCAGTCGCGCGGCATGCAGGGCCTGGCGCGCCAGTCCCAACGCCTGGGCGCCACCATAAAGCGGATCCGACACCAACGCATGCCCCTTGTGGCTGAGATGCACCCGGATCTGGTGGGTGCGTCCACTGTGCAACACGCAGTGCAAGGCCGAGACGGTACGCCGCAGTTCGCGCGCATCGGACCACTCCCCTTCGGCCAGCCGGAACACATCGGTGCGCGCCGGCTTGCCGCTGCCGACAACCGCCATGCGGGTGCGCGACTGCGGATCGCGGCCGATCGGCGCGTCCACCGTCCACGCCTCCGGCGTACGGCCGTGCGCCAATGCCAGGTACTCCCGGTGGACCTCGCGGGCCGCGATCATCCGCACCAGGGCCGTCACGGCGGGCAGACTCTTGCCAACGACCATCAGGCCGGAGGTGTCCTTGTCCAGACGATGCACGATGCCGCCCCGCGGCAGCGTGGCCGCGCCAGCGTGATGGGCCAGCAGCCCGTTCATCAGCGTGCCGGACCAGTTCCCCGCGGCTGGATGCACCACCAGTCCGGCGGGCTTGTGGACCACCAGCAGATGCTCGTCCTCGAAGACGATGTCCAGCGGCATCGACTCGGCGCGGAAGGCCAAGGCCTCCTCGGTCGGCACCAGATCGAGCTGCAGGCGCTGGCCCAGCCGCACCTTGCGTGACGCCTGCGTGGCCAATTGGCCACCCAGCCGCACGCAGCCGCGGTCGATCAACCCTTGCAGGTGATTGCGGGAGAATTCCGGCGCCAGTTGCACCAGCCATTTATCCAACCGAAGGCCCTGCTCGGACACACCGGCTTCCGCCTCGCGCCGTTCGGGCACTTCCGCGCCGACATCCTGCGCATCGTCAGCCCCTTCCGGGCCATCGTCCGCAGGCGGCACTGAGGGTTCTCCCGGGGCCGCATCCGCACGGTAAAGCTCGCCCGAGGGCGGCAGGGTCGAGCCGACCTGAACCATATAATCAACGCTCCAATTTCAGCAGAGGGCGGCAGTTCTGCCAGCCCGTGGGACCATGATCGAGACTTGGGCGTTGCGCCGCACTTCGGCCGACAAGGCCACCGTTGGGGCCGGCCAGCCGCGCACCGCGTGGCAGTCGTTCGCACTGACCGCTGTGATGGCCACCGTGGTGGGATTGTCCGGCTGTTCTTCCACGCCTAAGGAAGACCCCAACTCGCAGGCCAACCTCGAGAAATTGTACGCAGAGGCCAAGGAGGACATGATCAGCGGCAGCTACGACCGCGCGATCAAGTCGCTCGAACGCATCGAAGGCCGTGCGGCGGGCACCACGCTGGGCCAGCAGGCGCAGCTGGATCTGGCCTGGGCCAACTACAAGAGCGGCGAGCGCGTCCAGGCCGTGACGGTGCTGGACCGCTTCATCAAGCTCAATCCGTCCAGCCCCGCGCTGGACTATGCGCTCTACATGAAGGGCCTGGTCAACTTCAATGACGACCTGGGCCTGTTCGGCCGGATCGCGCGCCAGGACATCAGCGAACGCGACCAGCAGGCCGCTCGTGATTCGATGCAGGCCTTCAAGCAGCTGGTGGAGCAGTTCCCCGAGTCCAAGTACTCGGAGGACGGTCGCGTCCGGATCGACTACATCACCAACAGCCTGGCGGCCTACGAGGTCCACGTCGCGCGCTACTACTTCAATCGGGGCGCCTATCTGGCGGCCGCGAACCGCGCCCAGGCGGCGCTGCTGGAGTTCCAGAATGCACCGGCGCTGGAAGAAGGCCTGTTCATCATGGCCAAGAGCTACGACAAGCTGGGGCTCGAACAGCTGCGCAGTGACGCCGAGCGCGTACTGAAGGCCAGCTTCCCGGACAGCGCCTACCTCGCTGGCGGCCCGAAGGCCAAAGACAAGGCTTGGTGGCAGGTCTGGTGAGATCGAGAAGCGCCGCGATCGAGCGATGAGCGTCGATGGCGGTCGGTGGCCGCCGTTGCCTCCGCCTGCGGAGAGTGGTCAACCCGTCATGGCGCCAAAAGCGAAAGCCCGCTCGAGCGGGCTTTTTCATGCGCGGTCGCCGATACGACGATGGCGATGAGGTCCTCGCCGATCGGCGCAATCGACGCAATCGACGCAACCGGCGCGCCCCTCAACGGCATCAGGCACGCATCCGACACGCAGCCACCCTGCCGTCATGATCCGGCCACCCATCACGTCGCCCACTCCATCCAGGCCCTTCCGCCCTGCTCGTACATGAATGCGCGGGCGCGAGCCACCGGAAGTCCGCCGCATGCCCCGCAGCGCCCACGCGGCGCGTTCAATCGCTGTGCGACGCCGCCAGCTCGGCCAGCCACGCCTGCGCACCGGCCTCGTCGGCCACCTGCGTCATGGGCGGCAACGCGTCCCGCAGACGCCGCCCATAGTGCGACGCCGCCAGCCGGGGGTCACACACCACCAGCAGACCGCGATCGGTCTCGGTGCGGATCAGCCGGCCCGCGCCCTGCTTCAGCGCAATGGCGGCTTCGGCGATGAAGTATTCGGTGAACGCATTGCGGCCCTCGGCTTCCAGACGCTGCACCCGCGCCTCCACCAAGGGATCGTTGGGCGGCGGGAACGGCAACTTGTCGATCAGCACACATTGCAGCGCCTCGCCGGGCACGTCGATGCCCTCCCAGAAACTGGCCGACCCGACCAGCACCGAGGCCGGCTGCTGCACGAACTGCTGCAGGAGCTGGCGCTTCGGGGCGGTGCCCTGCACCAGCACCTCGATGCGATGCCCACCTTCGTCGAAGCGCTGGCGCAGCACCTCCGAGACCGTCTGCAACTGGCGCAGCGTGGTGGTCAGGATGAAGGTGCGCCCACCCAGCCGAGCGGCCAGGCGCGCACCCAGCAATCCCACGGATTCACCGTGATCCGGCTCGGACGGCTTGGGGAAATGACGCGGCACATACAAGCGGGCATGCGATGCGTAATCGAAGGGACTGCCCACGCGCAGCGTGCGGGAGTCCCCCAGGCCGGTCTGCTCGGTGAACCAACCGAGCTGCTCATCCTCGCCCAAGGTGGCGGAGGTGAAGATCCAGGCCTTGGGCGTGCCTTGCAGTTGCTCCTGCATGGCCTCACGCACATCCAGCGGGGATTCGACCAGACGCACCTGATGCACGCCGACATCCACCCAGCGCACCGCCCCCGGATCGGCCGGCCGCGCAAACAGCAGCGCCAATTGATAAAGCTCGGCCGCCCGCTCATGCAGGCGATGCAAATCAGGGCTGGACTCCATCACCGCCGCCAGGGCGTCGATGGCCTGCTCCAGGGCCTGTGCCGACTGCGTCAAGGCGGCCTCGAATTCCGCCTGCCCTGCACATTCGTTCCAGCGCAGCTTGAGCATGCCGCGCAGCTCTCGCCCACCCGCACAGGCCAGGCGGAGCGCACGGGCCGCGCGCTCGACGCCGGCGGCCACTTCCTGCCACTCCTGCAAACCTCTGGCCTGGGACAGGCCTTCGGCCAGCGCGTCACGGGCGAAGTCGAACAGCGCGGCGCTGCCCAGCATCCGCCCCAGGAAGTTCAGCCCGGCCTCGGGCAGTTGATGCGCCTCGTCGAAGATCGCCACTTCCACGCTGGGCAGCAGCTCCGCCACGCCACTGTCGCGCAGCACCATGTCGGCGAAGAACAGGTGATGGTTGACCACCACCAGGTCCGCCTCCATCGCCTCGCGCCGTGCCCGCACCACGTGACAGTCCCGATAGGACGGACATTCGGTACCCAGGCAGTTGTCGCGCGTCGAACTGACCACCGGAATGATCGGCGAGCGCTCATCCAGGCCATCGATCTCGGAGAAATCACCGGTGCGGGTCTGCAGGGCCCAACGCTCGATGCGGGCGAGCTGCGCCACCGCCCGTCGATCCGGCAGCTCGGCGCTGTGGCGCGCCTGCTGCATTCGATGCAAGCAGAGGTAACTCCCTCGGCCCTTCAGCAACGCGGCGCGCAGGGGCAGCGCGAAGGTGTCGAGCAGCCGCGGCAGATCCCGCATGAACAGCTGGTCCTGCAGGCTTTTGGTGGCGGTGCTGATCAGGGTGCGTCCGCCGGACAGCAGCGCAGGCACCAGATAGGCGAAGGTTTTGCCCACACCGGTGCCGGCTTCGACCACCAGCGTCTCGCGCGCGGCGATGGCCTGCGCCACGGCCTGCGCCATGCGCTGCTGGGGTTCGCGTGGGGCATAGGCGCCATCGGCGCGTGAAAGCGGCCCGCCGATGTCGAACGCTGCCACCACCGCCTGTTCCAGCTCGCCAGGCCGCATGGCATCGGCCCTCGCGGGCGCGGCAGGCGTCGCGAATGCGGACTCGCCCGGCGCCTCGGAGGCACCAGCCAGCAGTGCGGCCAGCTCATCCGGGTCGTCGTCGCCCCAAGGCGTGAGGATGGACGCGGCGGCGTCCGCAAGGGGGTGATCGGTCTCAGGCGGGTTCATCGGGATCACCAGCCAGCTCCAGCCGCGTGATTTCGTCACGCAGGGCCAGACGCTGCTTTTTCAGGCGTCGCAGGGAGAGCTCATCGGCCGGCTGGAGGTCGGACAAGACGTCGATGCGGTCGTCCAATTCGGCATGCGCCATGCGCAATTCGATCAGACGGCGGGCCGGCGAGTGAAGTTGTTCATCCATGCGGGGGGAATCACTCGACCGAAAGGCCGGGCCGGGCGATTATAGTTTTGGGATGAGTCGCACATCCCCAGGCTATCGCCTCAACGCCGCCACCGGCATCCATCGAGGCGATCGCCTGTATCAACAAGACCAGGTCCAGATCATGGCCCATCCGCGTCAAAGCGGCTGGGTCCTGGGCATCTGCGCGGACGGCATGGGCGGCAAGAGCGGCGGCCGCAAGGCAGCCGACCAGGTCATCCTCACCGCCCAGCAGCTGTTCGAGCGCTTCGTCCCCGGCGAGGAAGACGAAGCCGAGCTGCTGCGCCAGATCGTCTCCGAAGCGCATCTGATGATCCGCCTGACCGCGATCTCGGCGGAAGAAGAGCCGCACAGCACCCTGGCCGGCTTCATGGTCACGGCCGAGCGGCGCTGCCACTGGATCCACACCGGCGACTCGCGGCTCTACCACTTCCGCGGTCCCAACATGAAGCTGCGGTCGCTGGACCAGTCCTATGTGCAGCGGCTGGTCGACGAAGGCCAGATCACCGAGGAAGAAGCCCAGGTCCATCCGCAGTCCAACCTGCTGACCGCCTGCCTGGGCACGGTGCAGGAACCAACCCCGGTGGAATCCACCATCGAGCACCTGGAGATCGGCGACAGCTTGATGGCCTGCAGCGACGGCCTCTGGCACTACTTCACGCCCGCTGAACTGGGCACGGTGCTGCACAGCCTGCCGCCGCGCGATGGCGCCGAGCTGCTTGTGAGCAAGGCCCGCCAGCGCGCCAAAGGCACCGGCGACAACCTGTCGATCGCAATCGTCCGCCTCGATCCGATGGAGTGACACCGGTCCCCTGCTCCGCGCCGGCATCCTCCCGGATGGCCGCAGCGGGGAACTGAAATGTCAAAAAGGCGCCGAGGCGCCTTTTTTGCTGCCCTGACGCCGCTGGTCAGGTCGATGGAACGACGGATCGGCCGATGGGACGGTTCAGCCGGTACAACCGGAGAGCCCCAGGAGTCTCGACAGTCCGGAGCATCCGGCCCATCCAGGCAATCGAGGCAATCCAGGCAAACGGGTCCGCGTCGAACCGCGTCAACGCGGGGGCAGTCCCTGGATGTCGGAGGCGGAGGGCGTGGGCAGATGGGCGGGCGCCGGGCGCTTCGGATCCACCGGCTTGGCGGCGCGCTTCTTTTGCAGCGCCTCGGCCTGACGGGCGTTTTCCTCCGCCTGCTGGCGACGGACCTCGGCCGCTTCCCGTCGGGCCGCCGCCTTTCGCTTCGCCGCTTCGGCCTCGCGATCGACCTGACGTTGATGGAACTGCGGATTCGCCCGCGGCGCCCGGGCTGGCGGCAAAGCCGCGGCGGAGGCCGGCTGATCGGCCGCGCGCACGCTCTCGGTCTTGCGACGACCTTCATCGGCTGCGGCCTGCCGATCCTTTTCCTCGACGCGTGCCCGCTGGGCCTGCGCGCGACGCTGGCGATCGCGGGCATTGGCTTCCTGATCGGCCTTCTGCAACGGGCGAAGGGCCTGGATGCGCTCGGCTCGCAGATCCTCGTCGCAGCCGGTGCTCGCGAAACGCGCATGGCATTCGGCCAGCTTGTCCCGATAGTACTTTTCCACCCGAGCCCGCTCGGCGGCACGGGCGGCCTTGGACTGCGCTTCCTTCGCTTCCTCCTGGGCCTGGACCTGCACGTCGGCGGGGGCCTGGGCCCTGGCCGGACTGGCGGCCAACGCCCCCAACAGGCTCAGCACACCCAGGGCGGAACGTAGCGTCGGGGAGAGCAGCGGTGAGAAGACAGTCGGGCGCGTCATGAAGTCAGGAGTGCATCAGGTCAATGAAGTATCGACGTCCCGACGCTCCAGCGCCAAGTATTCCTGAGACTGCATTTCCTGGAGCCTTGACACGGTCCGCGGAAACTCGTGGGCCAGCGGCCCCTCGGTGTAGAGCTGTTCGGCCGGCACCTCGGCCGAGATGATCAGCTTGCAGCGACGGTCATACAGCACATCCACCAGCAGCGTGAAGCGCCGCGCCTCGCTGGCCAGTCGCGGCGGCATCGCCGGCACGTTGGACAGGATCAGCGTGTGGAACTGGGTCGCCAATTCCAGGTAGTCATTCTGCGAGCGCGGCCCGCCGCAGAGCTGCCGGAAATCGAACCACACCACGCCGCCCGCACGTCGGCGCGATCGGATCTCGCGGTGCTCGATGTGCAGCAGCGGATCCTCGTCCCGCGCCTCGGCCAGGGATTCGAAGGCTTCGGTGAGCGCCTGCTCCGCCCGCTCATCCAGCGGCGTGTGGTACAGCTCGACATGCTCCAGCGAGCGCTGACGATAGTCGGTGCCGTTGTCGACGTTGATGACTTCCAGATGGGCCTTCAGCAGCTCGATCGCCGGCAGGATGCGGTCACGATGCAGGCCATTTGGATAGAGGCCGTCCGGATGAAAGTTGGAGGTGGTGACGATCGACACGCGGTTGCGGAACATCGCATCCAGCAGCCGATGCAGGATCATCGCGTCGGTGACGTCGGCGACATGGAATTCATCGAAGCAGATCAGCCGGAAGCGCCGCGCGATGCGCTTGCCCAGCTCTTCCAGCGGATCCTGAATACCCTTGAGTTCCTGCAGCTCGCGATGCACCTCGCGCATGAATTCGTGGAAGTGCAGCCGCGTCTTGCGGGTGAGCGGAACGGCTTGATAGAAGCAGTCCATCAGGAAGCTCTTGCCCCGCCCCACGCCGCCGAACATGTAGACACCGCGCGGCAGCGGCGGGCGCACCAGCAGCTTGCTGAAGGCATTGGAGCGCCGGGCCTTGTAGTCGGCCCACTCGTCCTGGCAGCGCTGCAGTGCAGCCACGGCCCGCAGCTGCGCGGGATCGGCGGTGTAGCCGCGTTCGGCCAAGGTCTGCTGGTAGAGCTCGGTGACGTTGGTCATACGGGTAGTCAGGACTGGGGTCGGAGAAAGAGGCGACGACGGTGCGTCAGAGATCAAACCAGGCTCGGTTCACGATCAATCGGGCCTGCGCTTGAGCGGGCTTCAACGGGCCGACCCGTCAAGGAAAAAGGGGCGACTCATCGCCGCCCCTTTCACGCCGTTCGAGAGCCGGGGCTCAGAAGTTCAGCGTGCGCTTGTCCACGGCCAGGGCCGCTTCCTTGGTGGCTTCGCTCAGCGACGGGTGCGCGTGGCAGATGCGGGCGATGTCTTCGGCCGAGGCCTTGAACTCCATCGCCACCACGGCTTCGGAGATCAGCTCCGAGGCCATCGGGCCGATGATGTGAACACCCAGGATCTCGTCGGTCTTGGCATCGGCCAGGAACTTGACGAAGCCGGTGGTGTCACCCAGGGCGCGGGCACGGCCATTGGCCAGGAACGGGAACTGGCCCGCCTTATAGGCCACGCCATCCGCCTTCAACTGCTGCTCGGTGCGACCGACCCAGGCAATCTCCGGGCTGGTGTAGATCACCCAGGGGATGGTGTTGAAGTTGACATGTCCATGCTGGCCGGCAATGCGCTCGGCCACGGCCACGCCTTCTTCTTCCGCCTTGTGGGCCAGCATCGGGCCGCGCACCACATCACCGATCGCCCAGACGTTCGGCAGGTTGGTCTTGCAGTCGCCGTCCACGACGATCGCGCCGCGCTCGTCCAGCTTCAGACCGACCGCTTCCGGATTCAGGCCGATGGTGTTGGCGACACGGCCGATCGAGATGATCAGCTTGTCGACCGCCAGCGTCTGCTCGGCCCCCTTGGCATCGGTGTACTTCACCGACACGCCGTCCTTGCCGTTCTCGACCGCCGAGATCTTCACACCCAGCTCGATGTTCAGGCCCTGCTTCTTGAAGACCTTGGCGGCTTCCTTGGCGACGGATTCATCCGCGGCGCCCAGGAATGCCGGCAGCGCTTCCAGGATGGTGACTTCCGCACCCAGGCGACGCCACACCGAGCCCATTTCCAGGCCGATCACGCCGGAGCCGATCACGCCCAGCTTCTTCGGCACGGCGGGAATGCGCAGGGCACCGTCGTTGGACAGGATGTTGACCTCGTCGAACGGTGCGCCCGGCAGCTGGCGGGCGTTGGAGCCGGTGGCGATGATCACGTGCTTGGCCTGCAGCGTTTCGGCAGCAGCGCCGGTCACAGCGATCTCATAGCCACCATCCTTGGCCGCCGCGAACGCGCCGCGACCGTGGAAGAAGGTGACCTTGTTCTTCTTGAACAGGTAAAGGATGCCGTCGTTGTTCTGCTTCACGACCGCGTCCTTGCGACCGATCATCTTGGCGATGTCGATCTTCAGGTCGTTCATCGAGATGCCATGGTCGGCGAAGCCGTGACCCGCGTGCTCGAAGTGCTCGCTGGATTGCAGCAGGGCCTTGGACGGGATGCAGCCGACGTTGGTGCAGGTGCCGCCGGGCGCGGGGCCGCCCTTGTCGTTCTTCCACTCGTCGATGCAGGCGGTGTTGAAACCCAGCTGCGCTGCGCGGATGGCGGCGATGTAGCCACCAGGACCGCCGCCGATGACGACGACGTCGAATTGCTTGCTCATGAATTTGATTCCTTGTTCGCAGACCCCGAAGTGCCGGGGCGTCGCGAGCGACCGCCTCAACAGGCGCGGCGGTCACCCCTTCCAGGCGCGGACAGTCCGCGCGGGGAATGAGTGGCCTCCGCGGCCACGACGCGAGGCGGTCGCGCCGTGGACATGCTCAGATGTCGAACAGCAGACGGGCCGGATCTTCCAGCGCATCCTTCATCGCCACCAGGCCCAGCACGGCTTCACGGCCGTCGATGATGCGGTGGTCGTAGGACATGGCCAGGTAGTTGATCGGACGGATCACGATCTGGCCGTTCTCCACCACCGCGCGGTCCTTGGTGGCGTGCACGCCCAGGATCGCGGATTGCGGCGGGTTGATGATGGGCGTGGACAGCATCGAGCCGAAGGTGCCGCCGTTGGAGATCGAGAAGGTGCCGCCGGTCATCTCTTCGATGCCCAGCTTGCCTTCCTGCGCCTTCTTGCCGAACTCGGCGATCTTCTTCTCGATGTCGGCGAAGCTCATCTGGTCCGCATTGCGCAGGATGGGCACCACCAGGCCGCGCGGCGAGCCGACGGCAATACCGATGTCGAAATAGCCGTGGTAGACGATGTCGTTGCCGTCCACCGACGCATTCAGCACCGGGTACTTCTTCAGCGCATGCACCGCCGCCTTGACGAAGAAGCTCATGAAGCCCAGCTTGGTACCGTGCTCCTTGGTGAAGCTGTCCTGGAACTTCTTGCGCAGGTCCATCACCGGCGCCATGTTCACTTCATTGAAGGTGGTCAGGATGGCGTTGGTCGACTGCGATTGCAGCAGGCGCTCGGCGATGCGGGCGCGCAGGCGGCTCATCGGCACGCGCTGTTCCGGGCGATCGCCCAGGTTGGCGGCGGTCGGCGCGGCCACGGCGGGCAGCGGCTTGGCGGCCGGGGCGGTGGGCGCGGCGACCGGTGCGGTCACGACGGCCGGCTTGGCGCCGCCTTCGATCGCACCCAGCACATCACCCTTGGTGACACGACCATCCTTGCCGGTGCCGGACACGGTGCCGGCGGCCAGGTTGTTGTCGGCCATCAGCTTGGCAGCGGCCGGCATGGCGACGCCCGCCTTGCTGGTGCTGTCCGACGACGCGGCAGCGGCAGCCGGCGCGGCAGCAGCCGGTGCGGGTGCGGCGGCGACCGGGGCGGCGGCGCCGGCCTTGGCTTCGCTGTCAATCTTGGCGATGACCTGGTCGGAGGTCACGGTGCCGCCGTTGGCCACGGTCAGCTCGGTGATCACGCCGGCGGACGGTGCCGGCACTTCCAGCACGACCTTGTCGGTCTCGATCTCGATCAGGATTTCATCGATCGCCACGGCGTCGCCGGGCTGCTTCTTCCAGGTCAGCAGGGTGGCTTCCGCGACCGACTCCGACAGTTGGGGAACTTTGACTTCAACGATTGCCATGATGTTTTTCTCTCGGTTTTCAGTAAACCGGAGCCTTGCGCCTGACCGCACCGGACGGGATCACCGTCCGGCGCGGTTGTCATTGCGGCGCCTGGCGTCCGCAATAACTCACTTCGTCAGCACGAAGCCCTTCAGCTTGCCGAAGGCCTGATCCAGCAGCGCCTTGAGCTGCTCCTGGTGCAGGTGGGCATAACCGACGGCCGGCGATGCGGAAGCCGGACGGCCTGCATAACCCAGCTTCTGACCGTCCACCATGTTTTCGTGGATGTAGTGCTGCACGAAGAACCAGGCGCCCTGGTTCTGCGGCTCGTCCTGGCACCAGACGATCTCGGTCGCGTTCGGGTACTTCTTGACCTCGGCGGCGAAGGCCTTGTGCGGGAACGGATACAGCTGCTCGACGCGGATGATGGCCACGTCCTTCTTGTCGCCACGGGCCTTCACCAGGTCGTAGTACACCTTGCCCGAGCAGGCCACGATGCGCTTGACCTTGGCGTTGTCGAAATCGGTGCCCAGTTCCGGGATCACGGTACGGAACTCGCCCTTGGTGAATTCGCTCACCGGCGA
The Roseateles amylovorans genome window above contains:
- the odhB gene encoding 2-oxoglutarate dehydrogenase complex dihydrolipoyllysine-residue succinyltransferase — translated: MAIVEVKVPQLSESVAEATLLTWKKQPGDAVAIDEILIEIETDKVVLEVPAPSAGVITELTVANGGTVTSDQVIAKIDSEAKAGAAAPVAAAPAPAAAAPAAAAASSDSTSKAGVAMPAAAKLMADNNLAAGTVSGTGKDGRVTKGDVLGAIEGGAKPAVVTAPVAAPTAPAAKPLPAVAAPTAANLGDRPEQRVPMSRLRARIAERLLQSQSTNAILTTFNEVNMAPVMDLRKKFQDSFTKEHGTKLGFMSFFVKAAVHALKKYPVLNASVDGNDIVYHGYFDIGIAVGSPRGLVVPILRNADQMSFADIEKKIAEFGKKAQEGKLGIEEMTGGTFSISNGGTFGSMLSTPIINPPQSAILGVHATKDRAVVENGQIVIRPINYLAMSYDHRIIDGREAVLGLVAMKDALEDPARLLFDI